A genome region from Frankineae bacterium MT45 includes the following:
- a CDS encoding haloacid dehalogenase superfamily, subfamily IA, variant 3 with third motif having DD or ED — MPLAAVLFDMDGTLVDTEPYWIEAEYEIVAEFGGTWSDEHAHALVGNALITSAEYIRVHGPVPLEPIEIVERLLERVVAAARREMPWRPGAVDLLAELRRHDLPLALVTMSYDSLAQTMISQLPPGTFAAVVTGDQVLDGKPHPEAYLTAAARLGVDPGECIAIEDSPTGVASAEAAGCVVIAIPHAVPIETAPTRILHASLADLTVARLEALVDLRAAAAGD, encoded by the coding sequence ATGCCGCTGGCCGCCGTTCTCTTCGACATGGACGGCACGCTCGTCGACACTGAGCCGTACTGGATCGAGGCGGAGTACGAGATCGTCGCCGAGTTCGGCGGCACCTGGAGCGACGAACATGCCCACGCGCTGGTCGGGAATGCCCTGATCACCTCGGCCGAGTACATCCGGGTGCATGGTCCGGTGCCGCTTGAACCCATCGAGATCGTCGAGCGACTCCTCGAGCGCGTGGTGGCCGCCGCCCGGCGGGAGATGCCTTGGCGGCCGGGCGCGGTCGACCTGCTCGCCGAGTTGCGGCGGCATGACCTCCCGCTAGCTCTGGTGACGATGTCGTACGACAGCCTCGCCCAGACGATGATCTCGCAACTCCCGCCAGGGACCTTCGCCGCGGTCGTCACCGGCGATCAGGTGCTCGACGGCAAGCCGCATCCCGAGGCGTACCTCACTGCGGCGGCCCGGCTCGGGGTCGATCCGGGCGAATGCATCGCCATCGAGGACTCACCGACCGGCGTCGCGTCGGCCGAGGCCGCCGGCTGCGTCGTGATCGCGATCCCGCACGCGGTACCGATCGAGACTGCTCCGACCCGCATCCTGCACGCCTCGCTCGCCGACCTCACGGTCGCCCGGCTGGAGGCGCTTGTCGACCTCCGCGCCGCCGCGGCCGGGGACTAG
- a CDS encoding Predicted oxidoreductase (manually curated) produces MGQSGLSVSQLGLGTMTWGQETDADEAAAQLIAFRDAGGTLIDTAVSYGYGQAEQILGQLIADVVPRDELVIATKAGIYRNESERRIDASRGELLRRLDQSLTQIGVDHVDLWYVHIADDTVGFEETLSALDYAVSSGKVRYVGVSNYDGWHTARAATWQRAGVGRAPIIANQSRYSLLDRGLEREVLPACAAMGLGVLPYSPLGGGVLTGKYRSGIPSDSRSARSGRNLPLVTDREIGIVEAVATAAQGLAASPIAVALAWVRDQPGITAPIVGARTLGQLVSALASETLTLPPEIQQALDDVSRPYRAYPEDLS; encoded by the coding sequence GTGGGTCAGTCAGGACTCTCGGTATCGCAACTTGGGCTCGGCACGATGACCTGGGGACAGGAGACGGACGCCGACGAGGCGGCCGCCCAGCTCATCGCCTTCCGCGACGCCGGCGGGACACTCATCGACACGGCCGTCTCCTACGGCTACGGCCAGGCCGAGCAGATTCTCGGCCAGCTGATCGCCGACGTCGTGCCGCGTGACGAGCTCGTCATCGCGACCAAGGCCGGCATCTACCGCAACGAATCCGAACGGCGCATCGACGCCTCCCGGGGCGAGCTGCTCCGACGCCTGGATCAGTCACTGACCCAGATCGGGGTCGACCACGTCGACCTCTGGTACGTGCACATCGCCGACGACACGGTCGGGTTCGAGGAGACGCTCAGCGCCCTGGACTACGCCGTCAGCTCAGGAAAGGTGCGCTACGTCGGCGTCTCGAACTACGACGGCTGGCACACCGCCCGGGCGGCCACCTGGCAGCGCGCGGGCGTCGGGCGAGCCCCGATCATCGCGAACCAGTCCCGATACAGCCTGCTGGACCGGGGCCTGGAGCGCGAGGTCCTGCCGGCCTGCGCGGCGATGGGCCTCGGGGTGCTCCCCTACTCGCCCCTCGGTGGCGGCGTGCTCACCGGTAAGTACCGCAGCGGGATCCCGTCGGACTCGCGATCGGCGCGCTCCGGTCGCAACCTGCCGCTGGTCACCGACCGTGAGATCGGAATCGTGGAGGCCGTCGCCACCGCCGCGCAGGGCCTGGCCGCGTCGCCGATCGCGGTTGCGCTGGCTTGGGTCCGTGATCAACCCGGTATCACCGCCCCGATCGTGGGGGCCCGCACCCTCGGCCAGCTCGTCTCCGCCCTGGCGTCGGAGACGCTGACCCTCCCGCCAGAGATCCAGCAGGCGCTCGACGATGTCTCACGTCCGTACCGGGCCTACCCCGAGGATCTCAGCTGA
- a CDS encoding Proteasome assembly chaperone (PAC2) family protein, whose protein sequence is MIDVTEGTDGWPKLNDAVLIAAFEGWNDAGDAATGAVEHLELIWNASPLTALDPDHYYDFQVNRPTVSTIDGVTRRVEWPTTRLSVCRPPEADFDVILVRGIEPNMHWRQFCDEILGVVHALDVRMVVTLGALLSDSPHSRPTQVTGSSYDSESAEKYGLEQSKYEGPIGIVGVLQDACVAVGIPAISFWAGVPHYVSQPPNPKAALALLHRVEEVLDIPVPLAELPAQADEWQKLVDEMAAEDDEVTEYIRNLEERDDEIDRGELREISGDSIAREFERYLRRRDRGGGFGSTGPMSG, encoded by the coding sequence ATGATCGACGTAACCGAGGGCACCGACGGTTGGCCGAAGCTCAACGACGCCGTACTCATCGCCGCGTTCGAGGGATGGAACGATGCCGGGGACGCCGCGACCGGGGCCGTCGAGCATCTCGAACTGATCTGGAACGCCTCCCCGTTGACCGCGCTCGATCCCGATCATTACTACGACTTCCAGGTGAACCGCCCGACCGTCTCCACCATCGACGGCGTGACCCGCCGCGTCGAATGGCCGACCACCCGCCTGTCGGTCTGCCGCCCGCCCGAAGCAGATTTCGACGTGATCCTGGTGCGGGGAATCGAGCCGAACATGCACTGGCGGCAGTTCTGCGACGAGATTCTCGGCGTCGTGCACGCCCTCGATGTCCGGATGGTGGTGACCCTCGGTGCGCTGCTCTCAGATTCGCCGCACAGCCGCCCGACCCAGGTGACCGGCAGCTCCTACGATTCGGAATCCGCTGAGAAGTACGGGCTAGAGCAGTCCAAGTACGAGGGGCCGATCGGCATCGTCGGGGTACTGCAGGACGCCTGCGTGGCGGTCGGGATACCGGCGATCTCGTTCTGGGCCGGCGTGCCGCACTACGTCTCCCAGCCACCGAACCCGAAGGCCGCGCTGGCGCTGCTGCACCGCGTCGAGGAGGTGCTGGACATCCCGGTGCCGCTGGCCGAACTTCCGGCGCAGGCCGACGAATGGCAGAAATTGGTTGACGAGATGGCCGCCGAGGACGACGAGGTCACCGAGTACATCCGCAATCTGGAGGAGCGCGACGACGAGATCGATCGCGGTGAACTTCGTGAGATCTCAGGCGATTCGATCGCCCGCGAGTTCGAGCGGTATCTCCGACGGCGTGATCGAGGTGGCGGGTTCGGCAGCACCGGGCCGATGAGCGGCTGA
- a CDS encoding putative RecB family exonuclease, translating into MNATEAPAGSSAADATLIGTGQPLQTDALGLAQTDTTELPEAIVGSLSPSRAADFKACPLLYRFRTIDRIPEPPSSAAVRGTVVHAALEALYDLPATQRTVTAAQELVTPSWQHVVEQNPEVEALFAEDGDGSALRDWLSSARALVANYFALEDPTRLEPAAREELVEVVLDGLRLRGYIDRVDVSNAGDLRVVDYKTGSTPREAFEAKALFQMKFYALVLWRTRGTVPKQLKLIYLADTDTLTYSPDEQELERFEATVQAIWAAIARATVKGDFRPNPSKLCNWCEHQSRCPAYGGTPPPFPYDALSRSQGDRRIENATAPADGVEPAAVSPAVAAANLQVVEGD; encoded by the coding sequence ATGAACGCAACCGAGGCGCCCGCCGGCTCCAGTGCAGCGGATGCCACTCTCATCGGCACCGGTCAACCGCTCCAGACGGATGCGCTCGGGCTCGCCCAGACGGACACCACTGAGCTGCCCGAGGCGATCGTGGGCTCGCTCTCGCCGTCGCGGGCGGCTGACTTCAAGGCCTGCCCCCTGCTGTACCGCTTCCGGACAATCGACCGGATTCCCGAGCCGCCGTCGAGTGCCGCGGTTCGAGGCACGGTCGTCCACGCCGCGCTGGAGGCGCTCTACGACCTTCCGGCGACCCAGCGCACCGTCACCGCCGCTCAGGAGTTGGTGACGCCCTCGTGGCAGCACGTCGTCGAGCAGAACCCCGAGGTTGAGGCGCTCTTCGCCGAGGACGGCGACGGCTCGGCGCTGCGCGACTGGCTGAGCTCCGCGCGAGCGCTGGTCGCCAACTACTTCGCGCTGGAGGATCCGACGCGCCTGGAGCCGGCGGCGCGGGAGGAGTTGGTCGAGGTCGTCCTTGACGGGCTGCGGCTGCGCGGCTACATCGACCGGGTCGACGTCTCCAACGCCGGTGACCTGCGTGTCGTCGATTACAAGACGGGCAGCACCCCGCGGGAGGCCTTCGAGGCGAAGGCGCTCTTTCAGATGAAGTTCTACGCGCTGGTGCTCTGGCGGACGCGGGGCACGGTCCCGAAGCAGCTGAAGCTCATCTACCTCGCCGACACCGACACGCTCACCTACTCCCCGGACGAGCAGGAGTTGGAGCGTTTCGAGGCGACGGTACAGGCCATCTGGGCGGCCATCGCCCGGGCGACGGTGAAGGGCGACTTCCGGCCGAATCCCAGCAAGCTCTGCAATTGGTGCGAGCACCAGTCCCGCTGCCCGGCCTACGGGGGTACGCCCCCGCCGTTCCCGTACGACGCGTTGAGCCGCAGCCAGGGCGACCGCCGCATCGAGAATGCGACCGCTCCAGCGGACGGCGTCGAGCCCGCCGCCGTCTCTCCAGCGGTCGCCGCCGCCAACCTGCAGGTGGTCGAGGGCGACTAG
- a CDS encoding signal peptidase I, with translation MSRFRSSYPGESARSRFRRPRHAAQRTQARHRKPVENDLTKPSHLMRYVLLAAVTVLVAVGIRSYAVQLFFIPSASMEPTLCGGNCPAGNDRILVNKIAYKIGTPDHGDIVVFARPHMLDGQTPDKDLVKRVIAVAGDTIRWNGRTLWLNDIEQHESYVNPVCNNSFGATSTPGSVTVPAGDVFVMGDNRCDSTDSRVFGPIPVSTVVGKAFMIVWPAHRIRLL, from the coding sequence GTGAGCCGTTTCCGGTCCTCCTATCCTGGCGAGTCCGCGCGATCGCGATTCAGGCGTCCCCGTCACGCCGCTCAGCGCACGCAGGCCCGGCATCGCAAGCCGGTCGAGAACGATCTGACGAAGCCCAGCCATCTGATGCGCTACGTCTTGCTGGCCGCGGTCACCGTCTTGGTCGCCGTCGGTATCCGCAGCTACGCGGTCCAGCTCTTCTTCATCCCCTCGGCCTCGATGGAGCCCACGCTCTGCGGCGGGAACTGTCCCGCCGGCAACGATCGGATCCTGGTCAACAAGATCGCCTACAAGATCGGAACGCCCGACCACGGTGACATCGTCGTCTTCGCCCGACCGCACATGCTGGACGGCCAGACTCCGGACAAGGATCTGGTGAAGCGGGTCATCGCGGTGGCCGGCGACACGATCCGCTGGAACGGACGGACACTCTGGCTCAACGACATCGAGCAGCACGAGTCCTACGTCAACCCCGTCTGCAACAACAGTTTCGGGGCGACCTCGACGCCGGGTTCGGTGACGGTGCCGGCCGGCGACGTCTTCGTGATGGGTGACAACCGCTGCGACTCGACGGACAGCCGCGTCTTCGGCCCGATCCCGGTCTCGACGGTGGTCGGGAAGGCGTTCATGATCGTCTGGCCGGCTCATCGGATTCGGCTGCTCTAG
- a CDS encoding undecaprenyl-diphosphatase, whose translation MHSLVAASHVLASTAQTQDMSLFQAIVYGTVQGLTEFLPISSTAHLRIVPALFNWPDPGAPFTAVIQLGTTIAVVGYFWRELLHIAMAWFRGTFVDRSVRSSLECRMGWYLILATVPVSFFGLVFRHQIETGARNLWLIAITMIVLALIMGLAEKIGTQRRDEEQITTTDAIWVGTAQALALIPGASRSGTTITAGLFRGLDRSTAARFSFLLSIPAVVLSALFEARKIGDKGSPGAGLTGVATLIAFIVGLASIAWLMKYIAKHSVYLFVYYRIGLGLLLIGLLSADVISAT comes from the coding sequence GTGCACTCTCTAGTTGCTGCCAGTCACGTTCTCGCCTCCACCGCCCAGACGCAGGACATGAGCCTGTTCCAGGCGATCGTCTACGGAACTGTTCAAGGACTCACCGAATTTCTGCCGATCTCCTCGACGGCTCATCTACGCATCGTCCCGGCGCTATTCAACTGGCCGGACCCCGGAGCGCCCTTCACTGCGGTGATCCAGCTCGGCACGACGATCGCCGTGGTCGGGTATTTCTGGCGGGAGTTGCTGCACATCGCGATGGCGTGGTTCCGCGGCACCTTCGTCGACCGCTCGGTGCGCAGTTCGCTGGAGTGCCGGATGGGGTGGTACCTCATTCTGGCCACCGTCCCGGTCAGTTTCTTCGGACTGGTGTTCCGACATCAGATCGAGACGGGCGCCCGAAACCTCTGGCTCATCGCGATCACCATGATCGTGCTCGCCCTCATCATGGGGCTGGCCGAGAAGATCGGCACCCAGCGGCGCGACGAGGAGCAGATCACCACCACCGACGCCATCTGGGTCGGTACGGCACAGGCGTTGGCCCTGATTCCAGGTGCCTCGCGCTCCGGAACGACGATCACCGCCGGCCTCTTCCGGGGCCTGGATCGCTCGACGGCGGCCCGATTCTCGTTCCTGCTCTCCATCCCGGCGGTCGTCCTGTCGGCGCTCTTCGAGGCGCGCAAGATCGGTGACAAGGGGAGCCCCGGAGCCGGACTCACCGGGGTCGCCACCCTCATCGCCTTCATCGTCGGCCTAGCCTCCATCGCCTGGCTGATGAAGTACATCGCGAAGCACTCGGTGTACCTCTTCGTCTACTACCGGATCGGCCTCGGTTTGCTGCTGATCGGGCTGCTCTCAGCCGACGTCATCTCCGCGACCTGA
- a CDS encoding L-cysteine:1D-myo-inositol 2-amino-2-deoxy-alpha-D-glucopyranoside ligase, with protein sequence MESWSSYPVPRISGPSQPLSIFDTATASLRPSRPSQLARMYVCGITPYDATHLGHAATYLAFDLIQRQWRDAGLAVRYVQNVTDVDDPLLERAAHTGENWVVLAQREIALFREDMTALRVLPPDEYIGAVESVTEITEAITELLATGAAYHVDEDIYFDITSAPNFGYESNCDRETMLRLFAERGGDPERAGKRDALDSLLWRGIRPGEPFWDTSIGAGRPGWHIECSVIALNRLGMGFDVQGGGSDLIFPHHEHSAAHAESLRGQHPFATHYVHAGLIGLDGEKMSKSRGNLVFVSKLRNAGVDPMAIRLALLDGHYRADREWTGGRLRTAEGRLVNWRAAAKAASVEQDQELIARLRSHLADDLDTVSAIAAADRWADQVAAGTGSSGSAVASGEGAEAIDALLGIAL encoded by the coding sequence ATGGAGTCTTGGTCCAGCTACCCCGTTCCCCGGATCAGCGGCCCGTCCCAGCCGCTGAGCATCTTCGACACCGCAACCGCGAGTCTTCGCCCCAGCCGTCCGAGCCAGTTGGCGCGTATGTACGTCTGCGGGATCACCCCCTACGACGCCACGCACCTCGGACACGCCGCGACGTACCTCGCCTTCGACCTCATTCAGCGTCAGTGGCGTGACGCCGGCCTCGCCGTCCGCTACGTCCAGAACGTCACCGACGTCGACGACCCGCTGCTGGAGCGCGCCGCCCACACCGGTGAGAACTGGGTCGTGCTGGCCCAGCGAGAGATCGCTCTCTTCCGCGAGGACATGACCGCGCTGCGGGTACTGCCGCCGGACGAGTACATCGGCGCCGTCGAGTCGGTCACCGAGATCACTGAGGCGATCACGGAACTGCTCGCGACGGGCGCGGCCTATCACGTCGACGAGGACATCTACTTCGACATCACCAGCGCACCCAACTTCGGCTACGAATCCAATTGCGACCGGGAGACGATGCTGCGACTCTTCGCTGAGCGCGGCGGCGACCCGGAGCGGGCCGGCAAGCGGGACGCGCTGGATTCCCTGCTCTGGCGGGGAATCCGGCCGGGCGAGCCGTTCTGGGACACCTCGATCGGCGCCGGCCGCCCGGGATGGCACATCGAGTGTTCCGTGATTGCGCTGAACCGGCTCGGGATGGGCTTCGATGTGCAGGGCGGGGGGAGTGACCTGATCTTCCCGCATCACGAGCACTCAGCGGCGCACGCCGAGTCACTACGGGGGCAGCACCCGTTCGCCACCCACTACGTGCACGCCGGGCTCATCGGGCTGGATGGTGAGAAGATGAGCAAATCACGGGGGAATCTCGTCTTCGTCTCCAAGCTGCGCAACGCCGGAGTCGACCCGATGGCCATCCGCCTAGCCCTGCTGGACGGGCACTACCGGGCCGATCGTGAGTGGACGGGCGGGCGGCTGCGCACGGCCGAGGGGCGTCTGGTGAACTGGCGGGCCGCCGCGAAGGCGGCCAGCGTCGAGCAGGACCAGGAGTTGATCGCCCGGCTGCGCAGCCACCTGGCTGATGACTTGGACACCGTATCGGCGATCGCCGCGGCTGACCGCTGGGCCGATCAGGTGGCGGCTGGAACGGGTTCGTCCGGTTCGGCCGTAGCCTCCGGTGAGGGCGCCGAGGCCATCGATGCGCTCCTGGGGATCGCGCTCTGA
- a CDS encoding probable F420-dependent oxidoreductase, Rv3520c family, producing the protein MKLALNLSYWGMGNDADNLELALEADRLGYAVVWVAEAYGSDSPTVLSYIAAKTSQVDVGSAVMQIPARTPTMTAMTAATLDTLSAGRFRLGLGVSGPQVSEGWHGVRFAKPLARTREYVDIVKMALARERVRYDGATYTLPLPDGPGKALQLTVHPVRDHIPIYLAAVGPKNLELAGEIADGWLAIFYAPQFAAEQAEHISAGRAKVGKTMDGFDIVPTVPIMVGDDVALCADPVRAYASLYVGGMGSREQNFYNALATRMGYGEAAEEVQNKFLARDYAGAAAAVPLEFIDSTSLLGPAKRITERLVDFAQAGVTTLALAPFGSTLTERVEALRVAATALQESGVGE; encoded by the coding sequence ATGAAGCTTGCGCTGAACCTCAGCTACTGGGGTATGGGAAATGACGCCGACAACCTCGAACTGGCGCTGGAAGCCGACAGACTGGGCTATGCAGTGGTCTGGGTCGCCGAGGCCTACGGCTCCGACTCACCGACCGTGCTCTCCTACATCGCGGCCAAGACCAGCCAGGTCGACGTAGGAAGCGCTGTGATGCAGATCCCAGCTCGCACTCCGACGATGACGGCGATGACCGCGGCGACGCTCGACACCCTGTCGGCCGGTCGGTTCCGGCTCGGACTCGGTGTCTCCGGCCCGCAGGTCTCCGAGGGGTGGCACGGTGTCCGCTTCGCCAAGCCGCTGGCCCGCACCCGCGAATACGTCGACATCGTCAAGATGGCCCTGGCCCGCGAGCGCGTCCGCTACGACGGCGCCACCTACACCCTGCCGCTGCCGGACGGGCCGGGGAAGGCACTGCAGCTGACCGTGCACCCGGTCCGCGACCACATTCCGATCTACCTGGCCGCAGTCGGGCCGAAGAACCTGGAACTCGCCGGCGAGATCGCCGACGGCTGGCTGGCGATCTTCTACGCGCCCCAGTTCGCCGCCGAGCAGGCTGAGCACATCAGCGCCGGACGGGCCAAGGTCGGCAAGACGATGGACGGCTTCGACATCGTTCCGACGGTTCCGATCATGGTCGGCGACGACGTCGCGCTCTGCGCCGACCCGGTGCGGGCCTACGCGTCGCTCTACGTGGGCGGCATGGGCAGTCGTGAGCAGAACTTCTACAACGCCCTGGCCACCCGGATGGGCTACGGCGAGGCGGCCGAAGAGGTCCAGAACAAGTTCCTGGCCCGCGACTACGCCGGTGCCGCCGCCGCGGTGCCGCTGGAGTTCATCGACTCGACGTCACTGCTCGGCCCGGCTAAGCGCATCACCGAGCGCCTCGTCGATTTCGCCCAGGCTGGTGTCACCACTCTCGCGCTCGCACCCTTCGGCTCCACTCTCACTGAGCGAGTCGAGGCCCTTCGGGTCGCAGCCACCGCGCTGCAGGAATCCGGCGTCGGCGAGTGA
- a CDS encoding probable phosphoglycerate mutase, translating to MSTVLLVRHGLTAMTGPVLAGHTPGLYLDERGKKQAEAVAARIGVLPLAAIVTSPLERCVETADAIAAAQQAAGRTVERHVDERIVECRYGDWTGQQIKDLTKDPMWKIVQGQPSAARFPNGESLPEVSARAVEAIREWDAKLGPDALWVACSHGDVIKAVLADALGLHLDQFQRIVVDPCSVSLVRYTEARPYVLRANDIGADLSPFIPPKRRSRRARSATADATVGGGSGAGSV from the coding sequence GTGTCCACCGTCCTGCTGGTGCGCCACGGCCTCACCGCGATGACCGGCCCGGTTCTGGCCGGCCACACTCCGGGGCTGTACCTCGATGAGCGCGGCAAGAAGCAGGCCGAGGCGGTGGCGGCCCGGATCGGGGTGCTGCCGCTGGCCGCGATCGTCACCAGCCCGTTGGAGCGCTGCGTCGAGACCGCGGACGCGATCGCCGCCGCCCAGCAGGCGGCCGGGCGCACGGTCGAACGGCACGTCGACGAGCGGATCGTCGAGTGCCGCTACGGGGACTGGACGGGCCAGCAGATCAAGGACCTGACCAAAGATCCCATGTGGAAGATCGTCCAGGGACAACCGTCGGCGGCTCGCTTTCCGAACGGTGAGAGCCTCCCCGAGGTCTCGGCCCGCGCCGTCGAGGCGATCCGGGAGTGGGATGCGAAGCTCGGGCCGGACGCACTCTGGGTCGCCTGCAGTCACGGTGACGTGATCAAGGCGGTGCTGGCGGATGCCCTCGGTCTGCACCTCGATCAGTTCCAGCGCATCGTGGTCGACCCCTGCTCGGTATCGCTGGTCCGTTACACCGAGGCGCGCCCCTACGTCCTGCGCGCGAACGACATCGGCGCCGACCTCAGCCCGTTCATCCCGCCGAAACGCCGCAGCCGCCGCGCCCGCAGTGCCACCGCCGACGCGACAGTCGGTGGCGGCTCCGGTGCCGGTTCGGTGTAG
- a CDS encoding tRNA (adenine57-N1/adenine58-N1)-methyltransferase yields the protein MDAQLGSTLISMSNPNFAVGDRVQLTDTKGRLFTVTLAAGKQFHTHRGGIEHDALIGQPEGSVVVSASGTQYLALRPLLADFVLSMPRGAAVIYPKDAAQIVALGDIHPGATVIEAGAGSGALTCSLIRAVGDSGRVISYEVREDHADVARSNVETFFGEHPKNWELIVDDLANHPSDPPQVVADRVILDMLSPWQVLPTVSASLRPGGVLIGYVATTTQLSRLVEAIREFGGYTEPTAWESMIRGWHVVGLAVRPEHRMIGHTAFLVTARRLAPGVTAPARQRRPAKSGDAPELAVTADPAGTSDETAKPKGRRSLP from the coding sequence ATGGACGCGCAGCTAGGAAGCACACTGATCAGCATGAGCAATCCCAATTTCGCCGTCGGCGACCGCGTTCAACTCACCGACACCAAAGGCCGCCTCTTCACGGTGACTCTCGCCGCCGGTAAGCAGTTCCACACCCACCGTGGCGGCATCGAACACGACGCCCTCATCGGTCAGCCCGAGGGGAGCGTGGTGGTTTCGGCCTCAGGCACCCAGTACCTCGCGCTTCGGCCGCTGCTGGCCGATTTCGTCCTCTCGATGCCCCGCGGGGCGGCCGTCATCTACCCAAAGGACGCCGCCCAGATCGTCGCCCTCGGCGACATCCACCCCGGCGCGACCGTGATTGAGGCCGGTGCCGGCTCCGGGGCGCTCACCTGCTCGCTGATCCGCGCCGTGGGCGACAGCGGCCGGGTCATCTCCTATGAGGTGCGCGAGGACCACGCCGACGTCGCGCGCAGCAATGTCGAGACCTTCTTCGGCGAGCACCCGAAGAACTGGGAACTGATCGTCGACGACCTGGCCAACCACCCCAGCGACCCCCCGCAGGTGGTGGCCGACCGGGTGATCCTCGACATGCTCTCGCCCTGGCAGGTGCTCCCCACCGTCTCGGCGTCGCTGCGTCCAGGTGGGGTCCTCATCGGATACGTGGCGACGACGACGCAGCTCTCCCGGCTGGTCGAGGCGATCCGCGAGTTCGGCGGTTACACCGAACCGACCGCCTGGGAGTCGATGATCCGAGGCTGGCACGTCGTCGGGCTGGCCGTCCGTCCGGAGCACAGGATGATCGGCCACACTGCGTTTCTGGTCACCGCGCGCCGCCTGGCCCCGGGAGTCACCGCCCCGGCCCGGCAGCGCCGACCGGCGAAGTCGGGTGACGCACCCGAACTGGCCGTCACCGCAGACCCGGCGGGTACTTCGGACGAGACCGCGAAGCCGAAGGGGCGGCGGTCGCTGCCCTAA